A section of the Carya illinoinensis cultivar Pawnee chromosome 12, C.illinoinensisPawnee_v1, whole genome shotgun sequence genome encodes:
- the LOC122290448 gene encoding putative disease resistance protein At4g19050 isoform X32, whose translation MADQQSAERSNETKSKEIATKDSGHPTESAEGNKEVASTKEIARKDSGNPTESAEGNKEVASTKEIARKYSRNPTELAEGNKEVASTKEIARKDSGNPTESAEGNKEVASTKEIASQNPTESAARNKDDVKSTEENDFENYIMEQLEDENVETIALEGEAGVGKTWKARKSNDFIINSENHFYGNLWISMNKEHDKRFLYDVLAHQLSVQASTDDYQEGNDEKKSEELVRKITNMLVERKSKESEVLEITKMLREMELKKMEELVSEIPKKLRGIESNNLEVLVITKMVREMESKKTEELKRKITQKLGEMEEKKLWEMAKKKKSGGSDRLSDNKVFQSNDRLEDQKPKTEKSIKSVWKKKEKNKTVGLPINEKSGGHISSSKEKLFLLVILDDIRSDSTYEEGTRAELETLLPKESRPKFLVTRRRDTVSKDEKILKNGELIIDIEPLREKESGTLFKKLLKTSILHEESFVASIEKIAQKSNGLPIAVVKLVVEALNLSGANDLELLKLENALKQIANYKEADKCTSSLLRLAIHMLHGSDHGSCSTPGNDTLVNCYWHSWEFISRHGAIDYNVLIFSWILEGYFGSADHIKQSYEEGHRVLMKLIGCGLLKMLEDNLIMMEELVLSIPDCRRDGYEQRSVLGLARVLDESIWKGFGTLAPSDYMIKTPKRGPKKDKYISTLLIHGSSLCREDLDLYFEEKLGLQNLAIFNPRFDSIPRLLSKMEELCVLILRGCDQLQEIDAIQNLKSLTVLEISDANFLEKKEKITGDLFKEMTNLQTLNLCAVSIKMLPSSLSNLKQLRWLILRRCPFLESLPNLKELTNLEVLDLSGSTSLLNITDKTFSHLKKIQFLDFSHTSIKRLPFLCNLGNLENLTQLLLRNCKLNRLPSFKALPALQCIDISASNSNMLKDIKEDFFENKDKLKILHLSKTEISRLPSNFGNFPNLELLDLSDSSKLVTIPENAFKNMGCLRHLNLSNTKLESLPKISNLVNLRQLFLENCALHKLPKMEGVTRLEELHLSNASSLVEIEDQSFDYLSHIYLLDFSHTKIKTLPSLAKLNNLRSLNLSGTRLTFPCISSLTNLTQLSLRGCSISDQSEPNFGEHKKLEVLDLSEITGITSLSTLNNLTSLRELKLRGCSKLEQLQHLESLAHLEVLDLWETGIKQFPKEICKLTQLKHLDLPKGIMGIQESDLQKMEPEFHFYVFPEQGKAGDIHWHKVDPNFRRIYFNTLSLPGECRQFLEIIGSIEVKDVLKKAAYISLIGNKFITRLSDLGVENVDAMKGCWLQRCPEMETLCLEEEIEDKTVGNLEILWVSNLPKLKDLCSGIQPAGGGFKNLTEMYLDCCPLIKSVFHSSQFPEKLKILQIKFCEDLEILFEPNTLDKAGNLEILRASNLPKLKDLCSGIHTAGGGFKNLTEMYLDCCPLIKYVFHSSQFPEKLKILRIKFCKDLKRLFEQNNVLDADKKWSLQKLHLVELPKLTEMGVPESKKIRDVFPSLEAITVKECPMLEIMSEKIKEANCNNVEEDWNIQL comes from the exons ATGGCCGATCAGCAGTCTGCAGAGCGAAGTAATGAAACCAAGTCTAAAG AAATTGCCACGAAAGATAGCGGACATCCAACAGAGTCAGCTGAAGGAAACAAGGAGGTCGCATCCACAAAAG AAATTGCCAGGAAAGATAGCGGAAATCCAACAGAGTCAGCTGAAGGAAACAAGGAGGTCGCATCCACAAAAG AAATTGCCAGGAAATATAGCAGAAATCCAACAGAGTTAGCTGAAGGAAACAAGGAGGTCGCATCCACAAAAG AAATTGCCAGGAAAGATAGCGGAAATCCAACAGAGTCAGCTGAAGGAAACAAGGAGGTCGCATCCACAAAAG AAATTGCTAGCCAAAATCCAACAGAGTCAGCTGCAAGAAACAAGGACGACGTCAAATCCACGGAAG aaAACGATTTCGAGAATTATATAATGGAGCAGTTGGAGGACGAAAATGTGGAAACCATTGCCCTGGAGGGGGAAGCAGGAGTAGGGAAAACATGGAAGGCTAGAAAAAGCAATGATTTTATCATCAATTCTGAGAACCACTTCTATGGAAATCTTTGGATATCTATGAACAAAGAGCACGACAAAAGGTTCCTTTATGATGTCCTTGCCCATCAGTTGTCCGTACAAGCAAGTACCGATGATTATCAAGAAGGTAATGACGAAAAGAAATCGGAAGAGTTAGTAAGGAAGATAACAAATATGCTCGTGGAAAGGAAAAGCAAGGAATCGGAAGTGTTGGAGATAACTAAGATGCTCAGGGAAATGGAACTCAAGAAAATGGAAGAGTTGGTAAGCGAGATACCTAAGAAGCTCAGGGGAATAGAAAGCAACAACTTGGAAGTGTTGGTGATAACTAAGATGGTCAGGGAAATGGAGAGCAAGAAAACGGAAGAGTTGAAAAGGAAGATAACTCAGAAGCTCGGAGAAATGGAAGAGAAGAAACTCTGGGAGAtggcaaaaaaaaagaaatccggAGGATCAGATAGACTTTCTGATAACAAAGTATTTCAGAGTAATGATCGACTGGAAGATCAGAAGCCGAAAACTGAGAAGTCAATTAAAAGTGTctggaaaaagaaggaaaaaaataagactGTTGGGTTACCGATTAATGAGAAGTCTGGAGGACATATATCATCTTCTAAAGAAAAActatttcttttagtaattctGGATGATATTCGTAGTGACAGTACTTATGAAGAGGGAACTAGGGCTGAATTGGAAACGTTGCTGCCAAAGGAATCTAGGCCCAAGTTTTTAGTCACAAGAAGAAGGGACACAGTGAGCAAGGACGAGAAAATATTGAAGAATGGGGAACTGATCATTGATATTGAGCCCTTGCGAGAAAAAGAGTCAGGGACTCTATTTAAGAAACTTCTCAAAACTTCAATTCTCCATGAGGAAAGTTTTGTAGCAAGCATTGAGAAAATTGCCCAAAAGAGCAATGGTTTGCCAATTGCAGTAGTCAAACTGGTAGTAGAAGCCTTAAATCTATCAGGAGCAAATGATCTAGAGCTTTTGAAATTGGAAAATGCTCTGAAACAAATAGCTAATTATAAGGAAGCAGATAAATGCACAAGTTCGCTCTTGCGCTTAGCAATTCACATGTTGCATGGAAGTGATCATGGATCTTGCAGTACCCCAGGAAACGACACTTTGGTCAATTGCTATTGGCATAGCTGGGAATTCATAAGCAGACATGGTGCAATAGATTACAATGTGTTGATATTCAGCTGGATATTGGAAGGATATTTCGGTTCTGCCGATCATATTAAGCAGTCATATGAAGAAGGGCATCGTGTGTTGATGAAACTAATAGGATGTGGGTTGCTGAAAATGCTAGAAGATAATCTTATTATGATGGAAGAATTGGTTCTTTCCATTCCTGATTGTCGTCGTGATGGATATGAGCAGAGATCAGTCCTGGGATTAGCTCGTGTTCTTGACGAAAGCATTTGGAAAGGATTTGGGACACTTGCACCTTCAGATTATATGATAAAGACACCAAAAAGAGGcccaaaaaaagataaatatatttcCACTCTCCTCATTCATGGAAGTAGTCTCTGCAGGGAAGACCTAGATTTATACTTCGAGGAGAAGCTAGGACTCCAAAATCTTGCCATTTTCAATCCCAGGTTCGATTCAATCCCTCGATTATTGTCTAAAATGGAAGAGCTTTGTGTGTTGATTCTCAGAGGTTGTGATCAATTGCAAGAGATCGATGCCATCCAAAACCTGAAATCACTGACAGTTCTGGAGATATCCGATGCTAACTtcttagaaaagaaagaaaagatcaCTGGCGATCTTTTTAAGGAAATGACTAATCTTCAGACCCTTAACTTGTGTGCAGTCTCCATCAAAATGCTTCCTTCCTCTCTTTCTAACCTGAAACAACTACGTTGGCTCATCCTTAGGAGGTGCCCTTTTTTGGAAAGCTTGCCAAATCTAAAAGAACTTACAAATCTCGAGGTGCTTGATCTTTCTGGTTCTACATCTTTGCTAAATATTACAGACAAAACCTTCTCCCATCTCAAGAAAATCCAATTCCTTGATTTTTCCCATACCTCAATTAAAAGACTTCCATTCCTTTGCAACCTTGGCAACCTTGAAAATCTCACTCAACTCTTGTTGCGCAACTGTAAGTTAAATAGATTGCCTTCCTTTAAAGCCTTACCTGCTCTTCAGTGTATTGATATCTCAGCTTCTAATTCTAATATGTTAAAGGATATCAAAGAAGACTTTTTTGAAAATAAGGATAAACTCAAGATCCTTCATTTGTCCAAGACTGAAATCAGCCGTTTGCCTTCCAATTTTGGCAACTTTCCAAATCTTGAGCTGCTTGATCTTTCTGATTCCTCCAAATTGGTTACAATCCCAGAAAATGCCTTCAAAAACATGGGTTGCCTCCGTCATCTCAACCTCTCAAACACAAAACTTGAAAGTCTACCAAAAATATCCAACCTTGTTAACCTTCGACAGCTCTTTCTTGAGAATTGTGCACTACATAAATTACCAAAAATGGAAGGAGTTACAAGACTTGAGGAGCTTCATCTTTCTAATGCTTCTAGTCTAGTTGAGATTGAAGATCAATCATTTGATTATCTGAGCCATATTTATCTTCTTGATTTCTCACAtaccaaaattaaaactctaCCATCACTGGCCAAGCTCAATAACCTTCGTTCTCTCAACCTTTCGGGAACAAGACTTACATTTCCTTGCATTTCCAGTCTCACCAACCTCACTCAGCTTTCACTTCGAGGTTGTTCAATCTCAGATCAATCAGAGCCAAATTTTGGAGAACATAAAAAGCTCGAGGTTTTGGATCTATCAGAGATCACAGGAATCACGTCTCTATCAACATTGAACAATCTTACCAGTCTTCGGGAGCTCAAGTTGAGAGGGTGTTCGAAGTTGGAGCAGCTTCAACATTTGGAATCGCTTGCTCATTTAGAGGTTCTTGATTTGTGGGAGACGGGAATCAAGCAATTTCCCAAAGAGATTTGTAAGTTGACTCAGTTGAAGCACCTAGATCTGCCAAAGGGTATAATGGGTATTCAAGAATCTGACTTGCAGAAGATGGAGCCCGAATTTCACTTTTATGTTTTCCCTGAGCAAGGCAAAGCTGGGGACATCCATTGGCACAAAGTTGATCCTAACTTCAGAAGAATTTACTTCAACACTCTATCTTTACCTGGGGAGTGTCGCCAGTTTTTGGAAATCATTGGGTCTATTGAGGTTAAGGATGTCCTCAAGAAAGCTGCATATATATCTTTGATTGGAAATAAGTTCATCACACGATTATCAGATCTTGGTGTGGAAAATGTGGATGCAATGAAAGGTTGTTGGCTACAGAGGTGCCCGGAAATGGAGACATTATGTttggaagaagaaatagaagacaAAACGGTGGGAAATCTAGAGATTTTGTGGGTATCAAACCTTCCCAAATTGAAGGATTTATGCAGCGGGATACAGCCAGCAGGTGGGGGCTTTAAAAATCTAACAGAAATGTATCTAGATTGTTGCCCATTGATTAAATCTGTCTTTCATTCTTCCCAATTCCCGGAAAAGCTTAAGatcctccaaatcaaattctgtGAGGATTTAGAAATACTGTTTGAGCCGAATACCTTGGATAAAGCTGGAAATCTAGAGATTTTGCGGGCATCAAACCTTCCCAAATTGAAGGATTTATGCAGCGGGATACATACAGCAGGTGGGGGCTTTAAAAATCTAACAGAAATGTATCTAGATTGTTGCCCATTGATTAAATATGTCTTTCATTCATCCCAATTCCCGGAAAAGCTTAAGATCCTCCGGATCAAATTCTGTAAGGATTTAAAAAGACTATTCGAGCAGAATAATGTCTTGGACGCTGATAAAAAATGGAGTTTACAGAAATTGCATTTGGTGGAACTGCCCAAGTTGACTGAGATGGGGGTGCCAGAGTCGAAGAAGATTCGTGATGTATTTCCATCACTAGAAGCAATCACAGTGAAGGAATGCCCAATGCTGGAGATCATGTCGGAAAAAATAAAGGAGGCAAATTGTAACAACGTTGAAGAAGATTG gAATATACAACTATAA
- the LOC122290448 gene encoding putative disease resistance protein At4g19050 isoform X3 produces MADQQSAERSNETKSKEIATKDSGHPTESAEGNKEVASTKEIARKDSGNPTESAEGNKEVASTKEIARKYSRNPTELAEGNKEVASTKEIARKDSGNPTESAEGNKEVASTKEISRKDSINPRELAKGNKEVASTKEIARKDSGNPTESAEGNKEVASTKEIARKDSGNPTELAEGNKEVTSTKEIARKDSGNPTELAEGNKEVASTKELAEGNKEVASTKEIARKDSGNPTESTEGNKEVASTKEIARKNSGNPIESADGNKEVASTKEIASQNPTESAARNKDDVKSTEENDFENYIMEQLEDENVETIALEGEAGVGKTWKARKSNDFIINSENHFYGNLWISMNKEHDKRFLYDVLAHQLSVQASTDDYQEGNDEKKSEELVRKITNMLVERKSKESEVLEITKMLREMELKKMEELVSEIPKKLRGIESNNLEVLVITKMVREMESKKTEELKRKITQKLGEMEEKKLWEMAKKKKSGGSDRLSDNKVFQSNDRLEDQKPKTEKSIKSVWKKKEKNKTVGLPINEKSGGHISSSKEKLFLLVILDDIRSDSTYEEGTRAELETLLPKESRPKFLVTRRRDTVSKDEKILKNGELIIDIEPLREKESGTLFKKLLKTSILHEESFVASIEKIAQKSNGLPIAVVKLVVEALNLSGANDLELLKLENALKQIANYKEADKCTSSLLRLAIHMLHGSDHGSCSTPGNDTLVNCYWHSWEFISRHGAIDYNVLIFSWILEGYFGSADHIKQSYEEGHRVLMKLIGCGLLKMLEDNLIMMEELVLSIPDCRRDGYEQRSVLGLARVLDESIWKGFGTLAPSDYMIKTPKRGPKKDKYISTLLIHGSSLCREDLDLYFEEKLGLQNLAIFNPRFDSIPRLLSKMEELCVLILRGCDQLQEIDAIQNLKSLTVLEISDANFLEKKEKITGDLFKEMTNLQTLNLCAVSIKMLPSSLSNLKQLRWLILRRCPFLESLPNLKELTNLEVLDLSGSTSLLNITDKTFSHLKKIQFLDFSHTSIKRLPFLCNLGNLENLTQLLLRNCKLNRLPSFKALPALQCIDISASNSNMLKDIKEDFFENKDKLKILHLSKTEISRLPSNFGNFPNLELLDLSDSSKLVTIPENAFKNMGCLRHLNLSNTKLESLPKISNLVNLRQLFLENCALHKLPKMEGVTRLEELHLSNASSLVEIEDQSFDYLSHIYLLDFSHTKIKTLPSLAKLNNLRSLNLSGTRLTFPCISSLTNLTQLSLRGCSISDQSEPNFGEHKKLEVLDLSEITGITSLSTLNNLTSLRELKLRGCSKLEQLQHLESLAHLEVLDLWETGIKQFPKEICKLTQLKHLDLPKGIMGIQESDLQKMEPEFHFYVFPEQGKAGDIHWHKVDPNFRRIYFNTLSLPGECRQFLEIIGSIEVKDVLKKAAYISLIGNKFITRLSDLGVENVDAMKGCWLQRCPEMETLCLEEEIEDKTVGNLEILWVSNLPKLKDLCSGIQPAGGGFKNLTEMYLDCCPLIKSVFHSSQFPEKLKILQIKFCEDLEILFEPNTLDKAGNLEILRASNLPKLKDLCSGIHTAGGGFKNLTEMYLDCCPLIKYVFHSSQFPEKLKILRIKFCKDLKRLFEQNNVLDADKKWSLQKLHLVELPKLTEMGVPESKKIRDVFPSLEAITVKECPMLEIMSEKIKEANCNNVEEDWNIQL; encoded by the exons ATGGCCGATCAGCAGTCTGCAGAGCGAAGTAATGAAACCAAGTCTAAAG AAATTGCCACGAAAGATAGCGGACATCCAACAGAGTCAGCTGAAGGAAACAAGGAGGTCGCATCCACAAAAG AAATTGCCAGGAAAGATAGCGGAAATCCAACAGAGTCAGCTGAAGGAAACAAGGAGGTCGCATCCACAAAAG AAATTGCCAGGAAATATAGCAGAAATCCAACAGAGTTAGCTGAAGGAAACAAGGAGGTCGCATCCACAAAAG AAATTGCCAGGAAAGATAGCGGAAATCCAACAGAGTCAGCTGAAGGAAACAAGGAGGTCGCATCCACAAAAG AAATTTCCAGGAAAGATAGCATAAATCCAAGAGAGTTAGCTAAAGGAAACAAGGAGGTCGCATCCACAAAAG AAATTGCCAGGAAAGATAGCGGAAATCCAACAGAGTCAGCTGAAGGAAACAAGGAGGTCGCCTCCACAAAAG AAATTGCCAGGAAAGATAGCGGAAATCCAACAGAGTTAGCTGAAGGAAACAAGGAGGTCACATCCACAAAAG AAATTGCCAGGAAAGATAGCGGAAATCCAACAGAGTTAGCTGAAGGAAACAAGGAGGTCGCATCCACAAAAG AGTTAGCTGAAGGAAACAAGGAGGTCGCATCCACAAAAG AAATTGCCAGGAAAGATAGCGGAAATCCAACAGAGTCAACTGAAGGAAACAAGGAGGTCGCATCCACAAAAG AAATTGCCAGGAAAAATAGCGGAAATCCAATAGAGTCAGCTGATGGAAACAAGGAGGTCGCATCTACAAAAG AAATTGCTAGCCAAAATCCAACAGAGTCAGCTGCAAGAAACAAGGACGACGTCAAATCCACGGAAG aaAACGATTTCGAGAATTATATAATGGAGCAGTTGGAGGACGAAAATGTGGAAACCATTGCCCTGGAGGGGGAAGCAGGAGTAGGGAAAACATGGAAGGCTAGAAAAAGCAATGATTTTATCATCAATTCTGAGAACCACTTCTATGGAAATCTTTGGATATCTATGAACAAAGAGCACGACAAAAGGTTCCTTTATGATGTCCTTGCCCATCAGTTGTCCGTACAAGCAAGTACCGATGATTATCAAGAAGGTAATGACGAAAAGAAATCGGAAGAGTTAGTAAGGAAGATAACAAATATGCTCGTGGAAAGGAAAAGCAAGGAATCGGAAGTGTTGGAGATAACTAAGATGCTCAGGGAAATGGAACTCAAGAAAATGGAAGAGTTGGTAAGCGAGATACCTAAGAAGCTCAGGGGAATAGAAAGCAACAACTTGGAAGTGTTGGTGATAACTAAGATGGTCAGGGAAATGGAGAGCAAGAAAACGGAAGAGTTGAAAAGGAAGATAACTCAGAAGCTCGGAGAAATGGAAGAGAAGAAACTCTGGGAGAtggcaaaaaaaaagaaatccggAGGATCAGATAGACTTTCTGATAACAAAGTATTTCAGAGTAATGATCGACTGGAAGATCAGAAGCCGAAAACTGAGAAGTCAATTAAAAGTGTctggaaaaagaaggaaaaaaataagactGTTGGGTTACCGATTAATGAGAAGTCTGGAGGACATATATCATCTTCTAAAGAAAAActatttcttttagtaattctGGATGATATTCGTAGTGACAGTACTTATGAAGAGGGAACTAGGGCTGAATTGGAAACGTTGCTGCCAAAGGAATCTAGGCCCAAGTTTTTAGTCACAAGAAGAAGGGACACAGTGAGCAAGGACGAGAAAATATTGAAGAATGGGGAACTGATCATTGATATTGAGCCCTTGCGAGAAAAAGAGTCAGGGACTCTATTTAAGAAACTTCTCAAAACTTCAATTCTCCATGAGGAAAGTTTTGTAGCAAGCATTGAGAAAATTGCCCAAAAGAGCAATGGTTTGCCAATTGCAGTAGTCAAACTGGTAGTAGAAGCCTTAAATCTATCAGGAGCAAATGATCTAGAGCTTTTGAAATTGGAAAATGCTCTGAAACAAATAGCTAATTATAAGGAAGCAGATAAATGCACAAGTTCGCTCTTGCGCTTAGCAATTCACATGTTGCATGGAAGTGATCATGGATCTTGCAGTACCCCAGGAAACGACACTTTGGTCAATTGCTATTGGCATAGCTGGGAATTCATAAGCAGACATGGTGCAATAGATTACAATGTGTTGATATTCAGCTGGATATTGGAAGGATATTTCGGTTCTGCCGATCATATTAAGCAGTCATATGAAGAAGGGCATCGTGTGTTGATGAAACTAATAGGATGTGGGTTGCTGAAAATGCTAGAAGATAATCTTATTATGATGGAAGAATTGGTTCTTTCCATTCCTGATTGTCGTCGTGATGGATATGAGCAGAGATCAGTCCTGGGATTAGCTCGTGTTCTTGACGAAAGCATTTGGAAAGGATTTGGGACACTTGCACCTTCAGATTATATGATAAAGACACCAAAAAGAGGcccaaaaaaagataaatatatttcCACTCTCCTCATTCATGGAAGTAGTCTCTGCAGGGAAGACCTAGATTTATACTTCGAGGAGAAGCTAGGACTCCAAAATCTTGCCATTTTCAATCCCAGGTTCGATTCAATCCCTCGATTATTGTCTAAAATGGAAGAGCTTTGTGTGTTGATTCTCAGAGGTTGTGATCAATTGCAAGAGATCGATGCCATCCAAAACCTGAAATCACTGACAGTTCTGGAGATATCCGATGCTAACTtcttagaaaagaaagaaaagatcaCTGGCGATCTTTTTAAGGAAATGACTAATCTTCAGACCCTTAACTTGTGTGCAGTCTCCATCAAAATGCTTCCTTCCTCTCTTTCTAACCTGAAACAACTACGTTGGCTCATCCTTAGGAGGTGCCCTTTTTTGGAAAGCTTGCCAAATCTAAAAGAACTTACAAATCTCGAGGTGCTTGATCTTTCTGGTTCTACATCTTTGCTAAATATTACAGACAAAACCTTCTCCCATCTCAAGAAAATCCAATTCCTTGATTTTTCCCATACCTCAATTAAAAGACTTCCATTCCTTTGCAACCTTGGCAACCTTGAAAATCTCACTCAACTCTTGTTGCGCAACTGTAAGTTAAATAGATTGCCTTCCTTTAAAGCCTTACCTGCTCTTCAGTGTATTGATATCTCAGCTTCTAATTCTAATATGTTAAAGGATATCAAAGAAGACTTTTTTGAAAATAAGGATAAACTCAAGATCCTTCATTTGTCCAAGACTGAAATCAGCCGTTTGCCTTCCAATTTTGGCAACTTTCCAAATCTTGAGCTGCTTGATCTTTCTGATTCCTCCAAATTGGTTACAATCCCAGAAAATGCCTTCAAAAACATGGGTTGCCTCCGTCATCTCAACCTCTCAAACACAAAACTTGAAAGTCTACCAAAAATATCCAACCTTGTTAACCTTCGACAGCTCTTTCTTGAGAATTGTGCACTACATAAATTACCAAAAATGGAAGGAGTTACAAGACTTGAGGAGCTTCATCTTTCTAATGCTTCTAGTCTAGTTGAGATTGAAGATCAATCATTTGATTATCTGAGCCATATTTATCTTCTTGATTTCTCACAtaccaaaattaaaactctaCCATCACTGGCCAAGCTCAATAACCTTCGTTCTCTCAACCTTTCGGGAACAAGACTTACATTTCCTTGCATTTCCAGTCTCACCAACCTCACTCAGCTTTCACTTCGAGGTTGTTCAATCTCAGATCAATCAGAGCCAAATTTTGGAGAACATAAAAAGCTCGAGGTTTTGGATCTATCAGAGATCACAGGAATCACGTCTCTATCAACATTGAACAATCTTACCAGTCTTCGGGAGCTCAAGTTGAGAGGGTGTTCGAAGTTGGAGCAGCTTCAACATTTGGAATCGCTTGCTCATTTAGAGGTTCTTGATTTGTGGGAGACGGGAATCAAGCAATTTCCCAAAGAGATTTGTAAGTTGACTCAGTTGAAGCACCTAGATCTGCCAAAGGGTATAATGGGTATTCAAGAATCTGACTTGCAGAAGATGGAGCCCGAATTTCACTTTTATGTTTTCCCTGAGCAAGGCAAAGCTGGGGACATCCATTGGCACAAAGTTGATCCTAACTTCAGAAGAATTTACTTCAACACTCTATCTTTACCTGGGGAGTGTCGCCAGTTTTTGGAAATCATTGGGTCTATTGAGGTTAAGGATGTCCTCAAGAAAGCTGCATATATATCTTTGATTGGAAATAAGTTCATCACACGATTATCAGATCTTGGTGTGGAAAATGTGGATGCAATGAAAGGTTGTTGGCTACAGAGGTGCCCGGAAATGGAGACATTATGTttggaagaagaaatagaagacaAAACGGTGGGAAATCTAGAGATTTTGTGGGTATCAAACCTTCCCAAATTGAAGGATTTATGCAGCGGGATACAGCCAGCAGGTGGGGGCTTTAAAAATCTAACAGAAATGTATCTAGATTGTTGCCCATTGATTAAATCTGTCTTTCATTCTTCCCAATTCCCGGAAAAGCTTAAGatcctccaaatcaaattctgtGAGGATTTAGAAATACTGTTTGAGCCGAATACCTTGGATAAAGCTGGAAATCTAGAGATTTTGCGGGCATCAAACCTTCCCAAATTGAAGGATTTATGCAGCGGGATACATACAGCAGGTGGGGGCTTTAAAAATCTAACAGAAATGTATCTAGATTGTTGCCCATTGATTAAATATGTCTTTCATTCATCCCAATTCCCGGAAAAGCTTAAGATCCTCCGGATCAAATTCTGTAAGGATTTAAAAAGACTATTCGAGCAGAATAATGTCTTGGACGCTGATAAAAAATGGAGTTTACAGAAATTGCATTTGGTGGAACTGCCCAAGTTGACTGAGATGGGGGTGCCAGAGTCGAAGAAGATTCGTGATGTATTTCCATCACTAGAAGCAATCACAGTGAAGGAATGCCCAATGCTGGAGATCATGTCGGAAAAAATAAAGGAGGCAAATTGTAACAACGTTGAAGAAGATTG gAATATACAACTATAA